A single Nostoc sp. PCC 7107 DNA region contains:
- the fraC gene encoding filament integrity protein FraC, with product MLENFTLPRLLPIGVMLFNLLFFLISIPIEAYIFNRRLKFDKKTSIFYAIATNLFSATLGWVIFFVLEPMLPPEIKSELINYVFFNNFRYPNTQATLILTTFIIFFTTFLMKFLLLQLLVFTLREDGWKKPEIVETSQRRQLRRAIPGIKLQTTNLVTTTLIANSLSYSAITIILLIRNR from the coding sequence ATGCTAGAAAATTTTACCCTTCCGCGACTTTTGCCCATTGGGGTGATGTTGTTTAACCTGTTATTTTTCCTCATTTCTATCCCCATTGAAGCTTATATCTTCAATCGCCGACTCAAGTTTGACAAAAAAACCAGTATTTTTTATGCCATAGCCACCAATCTCTTTTCAGCAACTCTTGGTTGGGTCATATTTTTCGTATTAGAACCAATGTTGCCGCCCGAAATTAAATCAGAATTAATTAATTATGTATTTTTTAATAACTTTAGATATCCCAATACCCAAGCAACTTTGATTTTAACTACTTTCATTATTTTCTTTACTACTTTTTTAATGAAATTTTTACTGTTACAGCTTTTGGTATTTACATTACGAGAAGATGGTTGGAAAAAACCAGAGATTGTCGAAACCTCTCAACGAAGACAGTTACGCCGCGCTATTCCTGGGATTAAATTGCAAACAACTAATTTAGTGACTACAACATTAATAGCTAATTCTCTTAGCTATAGCGCAATTACGATTATTTTGCTGATTCGTAATAGATAA
- a CDS encoding DDE transposase family protein: MNDAQLWYIVKHKTKNCEIVPSNLVRDDDPEIIEKWGSFASQEEAIARRIGLIRAGKCQPL, from the coding sequence ATGAACGATGCACAACTTTGGTATATTGTCAAGCATAAAACTAAAAACTGTGAAATAGTCCCTAGCAATTTAGTTAGAGACGATGATCCAGAAATTATTGAAAAGTGGGGGAGTTTTGCTTCCCAAGAAGAAGCGATCGCGCGGCGAATTGGGTTAATCCGGGCTGGTAAATGCCAACCCTTATGA
- the fmt gene encoding methionyl-tRNA formyltransferase, with product MKVVFFGTPEFAIPTLEKLLNHPEFEILAVVTQPDKRRERGNKLTPSPVKTLALNHNLLVWQPERIKKDSETLTHLQQTEADVFVVVAYGQILSKKILKMPKLGCINVHGSILPKYRGAAPIQWSVCNGEPETGITTMLMDVGMDTGDMLLKATTPIGLFDNADSLAERLATIGGDLLIETLLKLKLQEIQPVPQNNAEATYAPLIQKQDYELDWSKSATQLHNQIRGFYPNCLTTFRNQALKITATLPLGSADAEEIPPDLAKICQKLPDLSNISGSPGEIVSIAKGIGAIAQTGAGLLLLREVQLAGKRTQSGWDFVNGTRLTTGEILKYEL from the coding sequence ATGAAAGTTGTATTTTTTGGCACTCCTGAATTTGCTATTCCTACCCTAGAAAAACTACTGAATCATCCCGAATTTGAAATTTTGGCAGTAGTTACTCAACCAGATAAACGTCGAGAACGAGGAAACAAACTCACTCCTTCACCTGTAAAAACACTTGCGCTCAATCATAATTTGCTAGTGTGGCAACCAGAGCGAATCAAAAAAGATAGTGAAACTCTAACCCATCTGCAACAAACAGAAGCTGATGTATTTGTTGTGGTAGCTTATGGACAAATTTTATCAAAAAAAATCTTGAAGATGCCTAAATTGGGTTGCATTAATGTGCATGGCTCAATTTTACCTAAGTATCGTGGTGCGGCTCCGATTCAGTGGTCTGTATGTAATGGTGAACCAGAAACAGGAATTACCACAATGTTGATGGATGTCGGTATGGATACAGGGGATATGTTACTTAAAGCAACCACACCCATTGGATTATTCGATAATGCTGATAGTTTAGCCGAGAGATTAGCGACAATTGGTGGAGATTTATTAATAGAAACTTTGTTAAAACTGAAGCTGCAAGAAATTCAACCAGTTCCGCAAAATAACGCAGAAGCTACTTACGCACCTTTGATACAAAAGCAAGATTACGAGTTAGATTGGTCAAAGAGCGCTACACAATTACACAATCAAATTCGGGGTTTTTATCCTAATTGCTTAACAACTTTTCGGAACCAGGCTCTCAAAATTACAGCCACCCTTCCCCTTGGTTCTGCTGACGCTGAAGAAATACCACCAGATTTAGCAAAAATATGTCAAAAATTGCCTGATTTATCCAATATATCTGGTAGCCCAGGAGAAATAGTCAGCATTGCCAAGGGAATAGGAGCGATCGCCCAAACTGGAGCAGGTTTATTATTATTACGGGAGGTTCAGTTAGCTGGTAAACGTACCCAATCGGGATGGGATTTTGTCAATGGGACTCGTTTAACAACAGGCGAAATTCTGAAGTATGAATTATGA
- a CDS encoding DUF6464 family protein — MEPDSLPTEVILTHPRQSLGKVQLDWTPQPGNYLDFQGKTYAVLERRHRYQFKFGRYRLYNIALYVQFAQRPAEKTLVDGRWVVGDATCVYNANSEIVRCAVNPHGPCQDCRYYEKV; from the coding sequence ATGGAGCCAGACTCTCTACCAACTGAGGTGATACTGACGCACCCGCGTCAGTCCCTCGGTAAAGTGCAACTTGACTGGACACCCCAACCGGGAAACTATCTTGATTTTCAGGGCAAAACCTACGCTGTTCTGGAGCGTCGCCATCGATATCAATTTAAATTCGGGCGTTATCGACTTTATAATATAGCTCTCTATGTGCAGTTTGCTCAAAGACCAGCAGAAAAAACTTTGGTAGATGGCCGTTGGGTGGTTGGTGATGCGACTTGTGTTTATAATGCTAATTCAGAAATTGTGCGTTGTGCAGTCAACCCCCACGGCCCTTGCCAGGATTGTCGCTACTATGAAAAAGTATGA
- a CDS encoding papain fold toxin domain-containing protein, whose translation MLTKESGFFIFPGVPDFDKDGIPDANDLDNDNDGIVNTNDPEPYNPNIPFASSSPDQSGEVTPEVLQDITDIVNKYPNEYCVRCAAEIETYLKEQGIHGERIKLDTVKLRAADDFIYDNSHPPKAAPEYVISTNGHHEGIAIKINGEEKVFDNHHPDGVPREQWMNNLTYYGKEYRGDSFRKSGYLF comes from the coding sequence TTGTTAACAAAAGAGTCTGGATTTTTTATTTTCCCTGGAGTTCCAGACTTTGATAAAGATGGTATTCCTGATGCAAATGATTTAGATAATGATAATGATGGAATAGTAAATACAAATGATCCAGAACCATATAATCCTAATATTCCATTCGCAAGTAGTTCGCCCGATCAGTCAGGAGAAGTTACTCCTGAAGTTCTTCAAGATATTACCGATATCGTCAATAAGTACCCGAATGAATACTGTGTTCGATGCGCTGCTGAAATTGAGACTTACTTGAAAGAGCAAGGTATTCATGGAGAGCGGATTAAACTTGATACTGTCAAACTAAGAGCAGCTGATGACTTCATATATGATAATAGCCACCCGCCAAAAGCAGCACCAGAGTATGTTATTTCAACCAATGGTCATCATGAAGGAATTGCTATTAAAATCAATGGAGAAGAAAAAGTTTTTGACAACCACCACCCAGATGGAGTTCCAAGAGAGCAGTGGATGAATAACCTGACATATTATGGTAAAGAATATCGAGGAGACAGTTTTAGAAAATCAGGATACTTGTTCTAA
- a CDS encoding cob(I)yrinic acid a,c-diamide adenosyltransferase codes for MTRNGIGIRTAQARSERLTGQIHVYDGLGKGKSQAALGVVLRSIGLGINTPANCNRVLLLRFLKGPERDYDEDGAIAALQRGFPHLIDQVRTGRAEFFSAEEIIPYDRAEAARGWDVAKGAIASGLYSVVVLDELNPVLDLGLLPVDEVVQTLKAKPQELEIIATGRGAPEKLLEIADLHSEMKPQHHPTAQQLLIEGIEIYTGAGKGKSTSALGKALQAIGRGINHPGSTRVLIMQWLKGGSGYTEDAAIAALQQSYPEVVDHQRCGRDAIVWRNSRQELDYVEAERGWEIAKTAIASGLYKTIILDELNPTVDLELLPVEPIVQALLRKPRDTEIIITGRCQQQPAYFDLASIHSEVYCHKHYANHGVELKRGVDF; via the coding sequence ATGACAAGGAACGGCATCGGTATTCGCACAGCGCAAGCGCGTTCTGAACGACTCACAGGTCAAATTCACGTTTATGATGGTTTGGGTAAAGGTAAATCCCAAGCGGCTTTAGGGGTGGTTTTGCGCTCGATTGGCTTAGGGATAAATACACCAGCTAATTGCAATCGCGTTTTACTGCTGCGGTTTTTAAAAGGGCCAGAACGTGATTATGATGAAGATGGTGCGATCGCAGCTTTGCAGCGTGGGTTTCCCCATTTAATTGATCAAGTACGGACTGGAAGAGCCGAATTTTTTAGTGCAGAAGAAATTATCCCCTACGATCGTGCCGAAGCCGCAAGAGGTTGGGATGTGGCTAAAGGTGCGATCGCATCTGGTTTGTATTCGGTAGTAGTTTTAGATGAACTTAACCCCGTCCTCGATTTGGGTTTGCTACCAGTTGATGAAGTGGTGCAGACGTTAAAAGCCAAACCCCAAGAATTAGAAATTATCGCCACAGGACGCGGCGCACCAGAAAAATTGCTGGAAATTGCCGATTTACACTCAGAAATGAAGCCGCAGCACCACCCCACCGCCCAACAGCTATTAATTGAGGGAATTGAAATTTATACTGGTGCAGGTAAAGGTAAATCGACTAGTGCCTTGGGTAAAGCCTTACAAGCCATTGGTAGAGGGATTAACCATCCCGGTTCTACCCGCGTGTTAATTATGCAATGGCTTAAAGGTGGTAGCGGTTATACAGAAGATGCAGCGATCGCCGCTTTACAACAATCATACCCAGAAGTGGTAGATCATCAACGTTGTGGTCGAGATGCCATTGTGTGGCGCAATTCTCGGCAAGAATTAGATTATGTCGAAGCCGAACGCGGTTGGGAAATTGCCAAAACTGCGATCGCCTCTGGGTTGTATAAAACTATCATCTTAGATGAACTCAACCCCACTGTCGATTTAGAACTTCTCCCAGTAGAACCCATCGTCCAAGCCTTACTCCGCAAACCCCGCGATACAGAAATTATTATTACTGGTCGTTGTCAACAGCAACCAGCTTACTTTGATTTAGCCAGTATCCACTCTGAGGTATACTGCCACAAACACTATGCAAATCACGGCGTAGAACTCAAACGCGGAGTTGATTTTTAA
- the ispG gene encoding (E)-4-hydroxy-3-methylbut-2-enyl-diphosphate synthase, with the protein MQTLPTPTSSNTTSSQPTFDTTIKRRKTRPVKVGNVTIGGGHPVVVQSMINEDTLDIDGSVAAIRRLHEVGCEIVRVTVPSLAHAVALAEIKQKIIKTYQDVPIVADVHHNGMKIALEVAKHIEKVRINPGLYVFEKPNTNRTEYTQAEFEEIGDKIRETLEPLVVSLRDQGKAMRIGVNHGSLAERMLFTYGDTPEGMVESALEFIRICESLDFRNLVVSMKASRVPVMVAAYRLLAKRMDELGMDYPLHLGVTEAGDGEYGRIKSTAGIATLLADGIGDTIRVSLTEAPENEIPVCYSILQALGLRKTMVEYVACPSCGRTLFNLEEVLHKVREATKHLTGLDIAVMGCIVNGPGEMADADYGYVGKTPGYISLYRGREEIKKVPETEGVEELIRLIKTDGRWVDP; encoded by the coding sequence ATGCAAACTCTGCCTACACCTACAAGTTCCAACACCACATCTAGTCAACCCACCTTCGATACTACAATCAAGCGGCGTAAAACCCGTCCTGTCAAGGTAGGTAATGTCACCATCGGCGGCGGACACCCTGTGGTGGTGCAGTCAATGATTAACGAAGACACTCTTGATATTGATGGTTCTGTAGCTGCAATTCGTCGCTTGCACGAAGTCGGCTGCGAAATCGTGCGTGTCACAGTGCCTAGCCTTGCTCATGCTGTAGCATTGGCAGAAATTAAGCAAAAAATCATTAAAACCTACCAAGATGTGCCAATTGTAGCTGATGTGCATCACAATGGCATGAAAATTGCCTTAGAAGTTGCCAAACACATCGAGAAAGTCCGAATTAATCCAGGTTTGTATGTGTTTGAAAAACCAAACACCAATCGCACCGAATATACACAAGCTGAATTTGAGGAAATTGGCGATAAAATCCGCGAAACTCTAGAACCGCTGGTAGTTTCCTTGCGCGACCAAGGTAAAGCTATGCGGATTGGGGTAAATCATGGTTCTCTAGCAGAAAGAATGCTATTTACCTACGGAGACACCCCAGAAGGAATGGTGGAATCAGCTTTAGAATTCATTCGCATTTGTGAATCATTAGATTTCCGCAACTTAGTGGTTTCCATGAAAGCCTCAAGGGTTCCCGTGATGGTAGCCGCCTATCGTCTGTTAGCCAAGCGCATGGATGAATTAGGTATGGATTATCCTTTACATTTGGGTGTAACAGAAGCAGGTGATGGCGAATACGGCAGAATCAAATCTACAGCTGGTATTGCCACCTTACTAGCAGATGGCATTGGTGATACCATCCGCGTCTCCCTCACAGAAGCACCAGAAAACGAAATTCCTGTATGCTACAGCATTTTGCAAGCGTTGGGATTGCGAAAAACAATGGTGGAATATGTCGCCTGTCCTTCCTGCGGACGCACCTTATTTAATCTAGAAGAAGTGCTACATAAAGTCCGGGAAGCCACCAAACACCTAACAGGGCTGGACATAGCTGTGATGGGGTGTATTGTAAATGGCCCAGGAGAAATGGCAGATGCTGACTACGGGTATGTGGGCAAAACGCCTGGTTACATTTCTTTATATCGTGGAAGAGAAGAAATTAAAAAAGTACCAGAAACAGAAGGTGTAGAAGAGTTAATCAGGCTAATTAAAACAGACGGACGTTGGGTAGACCCATAA
- a CDS encoding histidine phosphatase family protein, protein MSQIVWIARHANRLDFVNPDWFLTAERRYDPPLSDDGFVQAIQLAQRLKTEKISHIFASPFLRTVQTANAVAEALDLSIKLETGLSEWLNPEWMTEEPERLSVPALKELFPRIDHSYTPRIAAKYPETHEQVRARSGQTARCLATEFFPEHILLVAHGASVLGAAMGLVGEVAKTEVKASLCSLVKVVLQGPEWLLELKGDTAHLNQLEEVIRFA, encoded by the coding sequence ATGAGTCAAATAGTCTGGATCGCAAGACACGCCAACCGCCTCGACTTTGTAAATCCTGATTGGTTCCTCACCGCTGAACGACGCTACGATCCGCCTTTATCTGACGATGGTTTCGTGCAGGCAATACAATTAGCCCAACGCTTGAAAACTGAGAAAATTAGCCATATTTTTGCTTCTCCCTTTTTGCGAACGGTGCAAACAGCTAATGCTGTGGCTGAAGCCTTGGATTTATCTATTAAATTAGAAACAGGCTTGAGCGAATGGCTAAATCCTGAATGGATGACAGAAGAACCAGAAAGACTTTCTGTTCCAGCTTTAAAAGAACTATTTCCCAGGATTGATCATAGCTACACACCACGTATTGCGGCCAAATACCCCGAAACACACGAACAAGTACGCGCACGTTCAGGACAAACTGCTAGATGTCTAGCAACAGAATTCTTTCCAGAACATATCTTATTGGTAGCACATGGTGCTTCTGTGCTAGGGGCTGCAATGGGGTTAGTTGGTGAAGTTGCCAAAACGGAAGTAAAGGCTTCCTTATGTTCTTTGGTCAAAGTTGTGCTTCAAGGCCCAGAATGGTTGCTAGAACTAAAAGGGGATACTGCCCATTTAAATCAATTAGAAGAAGTGATCAGATTTGCGTAA
- a CDS encoding glucokinase, producing the protein MTLLLAGDIGGTKTILRLVETSETQDLQTIYEDSYRSGDFPDLVPMVQQFLLKANTGIPQKACFAIAGPVVNNTAKLTNLAWYLDTERLQQELSIAAISLINDFAAVGYGIFGLSAEDLLTLQPGKQKLAAPIAVIGAGTGLGQGFLMKQGDNYQVFPSEGGHADFAPRNELEFQLMKYLLDKHDIQRVSVERVVSGLGIVAIYQFLRDRKHATESPEIAQAVRTWEQEAGQPEKSVDPGAVIGKAAVQKSDRLSEQTLQLFVDAYGAEAGNLALKLLPYGGLYIAGGIAPKILPLIQNGNFLLNFTQKGRMRSLLADVPVYIILNPQVGLIGAALCAARL; encoded by the coding sequence ATGACTTTGTTACTAGCAGGAGATATCGGTGGCACAAAAACCATTTTGCGATTAGTGGAAACATCAGAAACACAAGATTTACAGACTATTTATGAGGACAGTTATCGTAGTGGGGATTTTCCTGATTTAGTGCCGATGGTACAGCAGTTTTTACTTAAAGCAAATACAGGAATTCCTCAAAAAGCTTGTTTTGCGATCGCTGGGCCAGTAGTCAATAACACAGCAAAATTAACTAACCTTGCATGGTATTTAGATACCGAACGTCTGCAACAAGAATTAAGTATTGCGGCAATTTCGCTGATTAATGACTTTGCGGCTGTGGGCTATGGAATTTTCGGTTTAAGTGCAGAAGATTTACTGACTTTACAACCAGGGAAACAGAAACTAGCAGCACCTATCGCGGTGATTGGTGCAGGTACTGGATTAGGACAAGGCTTTTTGATGAAGCAGGGAGATAATTATCAAGTTTTTCCTTCTGAAGGTGGTCACGCCGACTTTGCCCCTCGCAATGAGTTAGAATTTCAGCTGATGAAATATTTGCTGGATAAACATGATATCCAGCGTGTTTCTGTAGAACGCGTTGTATCCGGGTTGGGTATTGTGGCGATTTACCAATTTCTGCGCGACCGCAAACATGCGACGGAATCCCCAGAAATCGCCCAAGCTGTGAGAACTTGGGAACAAGAAGCCGGACAGCCAGAAAAAAGTGTTGATCCTGGTGCGGTGATTGGTAAAGCCGCAGTGCAGAAAAGCGATCGCCTCTCGGAACAAACTCTACAGTTATTTGTTGATGCTTACGGTGCAGAAGCTGGAAATCTCGCCTTGAAACTTTTGCCTTACGGTGGTTTGTACATCGCTGGTGGAATTGCCCCAAAAATTCTACCTTTAATTCAAAACGGTAATTTCTTATTGAACTTCACGCAAAAAGGCCGAATGCGTTCTCTTTTGGCAGATGTACCAGTATATATTATTCTCAACCCCCAAGTAGGATTAATAGGTGCAGCTTTGTGTGCAGCTAGGTTATAA
- a CDS encoding sensor histidine kinase KdpD — MAGFNLFKHISKQKIVITATFTSEPVEDFLSYWLQEIGIPYLLEFTPYNQVFQELLNPISLMANNQDGVNVLLVRFEDWEGNKNRLQLQVDENLKAEIFGDRLRKTLPNHIEIAHLNQYETEYLYQEIFLEGFQFVVDEEFLLHGSGLFNIYATRYNQNQTLEPQQLNKNASQLEQIVKDFGNALKTAAVRSPIPHIVCICPASVTNDAEANSSYQRIEGLLADKVKYISPVDLCALCSSALADVEAIAAQKRITLISELPEPGGMIEIDALMFRRVLDNLFTNAIKFSPSNSQVTLRAEYLPAGGAKLQVADSGKGVSEELRQIIFEKYEVGTRMPEVSQIGLGLAFCKMAVEAHCGTINIANNHTQGSIFTVII; from the coding sequence ATGGCTGGATTCAATTTATTCAAACACATCTCTAAACAGAAAATTGTTATCACAGCAACATTTACCAGCGAACCAGTAGAAGATTTCTTGTCGTATTGGCTGCAAGAAATCGGCATACCTTATTTATTAGAGTTTACGCCTTATAACCAGGTATTTCAAGAACTGCTCAATCCAATCAGCCTCATGGCTAACAATCAAGATGGAGTCAATGTACTTCTGGTAAGATTTGAGGATTGGGAAGGGAATAAAAATCGTTTGCAATTGCAAGTTGACGAGAATTTAAAAGCAGAAATTTTCGGCGATCGCCTGCGTAAAACCTTACCTAATCATATAGAAATTGCCCATCTAAATCAGTATGAAACTGAGTATCTGTACCAAGAAATCTTCCTTGAAGGCTTTCAATTTGTTGTCGATGAAGAGTTTCTTCTACATGGTTCGGGACTCTTTAATATTTATGCGACTCGCTACAACCAGAACCAAACTCTAGAACCACAACAGCTTAACAAAAACGCATCCCAATTAGAGCAAATTGTCAAAGATTTCGGTAATGCTTTAAAAACAGCAGCAGTGCGATCGCCAATTCCCCACATAGTTTGTATCTGTCCTGCTTCTGTAACCAATGATGCAGAGGCTAATAGTTCATATCAGAGAATCGAAGGACTGTTAGCGGATAAGGTCAAATATATTAGCCCAGTCGATCTTTGTGCGCTATGTAGTTCAGCATTGGCAGATGTAGAAGCGATCGCAGCCCAAAAGAGAATCACCTTGATTAGTGAATTACCTGAACCTGGTGGCATGATTGAAATAGATGCTTTAATGTTCCGCCGAGTTTTGGATAATTTGTTTACTAATGCCATTAAATTTTCACCATCAAACTCTCAAGTTACCTTGCGTGCTGAATATCTACCAGCAGGTGGTGCAAAATTACAAGTCGCTGATTCAGGTAAGGGCGTTTCTGAAGAATTACGCCAAATTATTTTTGAGAAATATGAAGTGGGAACTCGGATGCCGGAAGTTTCGCAAATTGGGCTAGGATTAGCTTTTTGTAAAATGGCAGTTGAAGCACACTGCGGCACAATTAACATCGCAAATAATCATACTCAGGGTAGTATTTTTACAGTCATAATTTAA
- the ctpC gene encoding carboxyl-terminal processing protease CtpC: MVITKSRLVLGATAVTLSTIAVTSLGIHSRGQALFKASPKETLDEVWQIVNRQYVDGTFNQVDWQAVRKEYLNKSYSNQQEAYKSIREMLKKLGDPYTRFMDPEEFKNMQVDTSGELTGIGITISQDEKTKQLVVIAPIEDTPAFKAGILAKDVILKIDGKNTQGMDTNQAVSLIRGEPNTKVTLTIQRNNTIKQFNITRARIEIHPVRYSQKQTPAGNVGYIRLNQFSANAGKEMQNAIKDLESKKVAGYVLDLRGNPGGLLFSSVEIARMWLDQGTIVSTIDRQGEQEKEIARGRALTNKPLVVLVDKGSASASEILSGALQDNKRAVLVGTQTFGKGLVQSVRPLEDGSGLAVTIAKYHTPSGKDINKHGIDPDVKVDLTDAQRQDLWLHERDKLATMADPQFAKGVEILGKQIAAKGLTSAEKK; this comes from the coding sequence ATGGTGATTACAAAAAGTAGGCTTGTTCTGGGTGCTACGGCAGTAACACTCTCCACAATCGCTGTCACTAGCCTGGGCATTCACTCGCGTGGTCAGGCTTTATTTAAAGCAAGTCCCAAAGAAACATTAGACGAAGTTTGGCAAATTGTTAACCGCCAATATGTAGATGGTACTTTTAACCAGGTAGATTGGCAGGCTGTTCGTAAGGAGTACCTGAACAAGTCCTACAGTAATCAGCAAGAAGCGTATAAATCCATCCGGGAAATGCTGAAAAAGCTTGGTGATCCTTACACCCGGTTTATGGATCCTGAAGAATTCAAGAATATGCAGGTTGATACCTCTGGGGAACTCACAGGTATCGGTATCACGATTAGTCAGGACGAGAAAACCAAGCAATTAGTTGTGATTGCGCCAATTGAAGATACACCGGCATTCAAAGCTGGCATTTTAGCTAAAGATGTTATTCTGAAAATTGACGGTAAAAATACTCAGGGGATGGATACTAACCAAGCTGTATCCTTAATCCGAGGTGAACCAAATACCAAAGTCACGCTCACAATTCAGCGTAACAATACTATCAAGCAGTTTAATATTACACGCGCCAGAATTGAAATCCATCCAGTACGTTATTCTCAAAAACAAACACCAGCTGGTAATGTGGGCTACATCCGCTTGAACCAATTCAGTGCTAATGCTGGTAAGGAAATGCAAAACGCGATCAAAGACTTAGAGTCTAAGAAAGTTGCTGGCTATGTTCTAGATTTGCGTGGGAACCCTGGAGGCTTGTTGTTCTCTAGTGTAGAGATTGCCAGAATGTGGCTTGATCAAGGCACCATTGTTTCCACGATTGACCGCCAAGGTGAGCAAGAAAAAGAAATAGCTAGAGGGCGAGCGTTAACTAATAAACCATTGGTAGTTTTGGTAGATAAAGGTTCTGCTAGTGCAAGTGAAATTTTATCTGGAGCCTTGCAGGATAATAAGCGGGCTGTTTTAGTCGGTACTCAAACTTTTGGTAAAGGTCTAGTACAATCGGTGCGCCCCTTAGAAGATGGCTCAGGACTGGCGGTGACAATTGCTAAATATCACACTCCCAGCGGTAAAGATATTAACAAGCATGGGATTGATCCAGATGTGAAGGTGGATTTGACCGATGCTCAAAGACAAGATTTATGGCTACATGAGCGTGATAAATTAGCGACTATGGCAGACCCACAATTTGCTAAAGGAGTGGAAATTTTAGGTAAGCAAATTGCTGCTAAAGGTCTCACTAGCGCCGAGAAAAAATAA